A genomic segment from Pseudomonas sp. S09G 359 encodes:
- the gbcA gene encoding glycine-betaine demethylase subunit GbcA has product MDVTATLSLGDPLEPARKATAQMLQERERTFSLPQPFYSDERLFDIDMQEIFQKEWLIAGMTCEIPAKGNYLTLQIGKNPIIVIRGAEGVVHAFHNVCRHRGSRLCTSDKGKVAKLVCHYHQWTYELDGRLLFAGTEMGADFDMKQYGLKPVNVKTAGGYIFISLAENPPAIDDFLSTLNHYMEPYDMENTKVAITTTLMEKANWKLVLENNRECYHCNASHPELLKTLLEWDDVTDPRADQAFKDHVAASAAAWDAEKIPYAHASFGLRNRIVRMPLLKGTVSMTLDGKQGCAKLMGRIKNPDLGSMRILHLPHSWNHCMGDHIIVFTVWPISAQETMVTTKWLVHKDAVEGVDYDVERMRQVWDATNDQDRRLAEENQRGINSTAYQPGPYSKTYEFGVVNFVDWYSERLLNNLGAAPAPYLKGVAAHE; this is encoded by the coding sequence ATGGACGTCACCGCAACCTTAAGCTTGGGCGATCCGCTGGAACCCGCACGCAAGGCCACCGCGCAAATGCTGCAAGAACGCGAGCGCACCTTTTCGCTGCCGCAGCCGTTCTACTCTGATGAGCGGTTGTTTGATATCGACATGCAGGAGATCTTCCAGAAAGAGTGGTTGATTGCCGGCATGACCTGCGAAATCCCGGCCAAGGGCAACTACCTGACCCTGCAAATCGGCAAGAACCCGATCATCGTGATCCGCGGCGCCGAGGGCGTGGTGCATGCGTTCCACAACGTGTGCCGGCACCGTGGTTCGCGCTTGTGCACCAGCGACAAAGGCAAGGTCGCCAAACTGGTCTGCCACTACCACCAGTGGACCTACGAACTGGACGGCCGCCTGCTGTTCGCCGGCACCGAGATGGGCGCCGACTTCGACATGAAGCAATACGGCCTCAAACCCGTGAACGTGAAAACAGCTGGCGGCTATATCTTCATCAGCCTGGCCGAGAACCCGCCGGCCATCGATGACTTCCTGTCGACGCTGAACCACTACATGGAACCCTACGACATGGAGAACACCAAGGTGGCGATTACCACCACCTTGATGGAAAAAGCCAACTGGAAGCTGGTGCTGGAAAACAACCGCGAGTGCTACCACTGCAACGCGTCGCACCCGGAACTGTTGAAAACCCTGCTGGAATGGGACGACGTGACCGACCCGCGCGCCGACCAGGCCTTCAAGGACCACGTGGCCGCCTCCGCCGCCGCCTGGGATGCCGAGAAGATCCCTTACGCCCACGCCAGCTTCGGCCTGCGTAACCGCATCGTGCGCATGCCGCTGCTCAAGGGCACCGTGTCGATGACCCTGGATGGCAAACAGGGCTGCGCCAAGCTGATGGGCCGCATCAAGAACCCGGACCTGGGCTCGATGCGCATCCTGCACCTGCCGCACTCGTGGAACCACTGCATGGGCGACCACATCATCGTGTTCACCGTGTGGCCGATCAGCGCCCAGGAAACCATGGTCACCACCAAGTGGCTGGTGCACAAGGACGCCGTGGAAGGCGTGGACTACGACGTGGAGCGCATGCGCCAGGTGTGGGACGCCACCAACGACCAGGACCGTCGCCTGGCCGAAGAAAACCAGCGCGGCATCAACTCCACCGCCTACCAACCCGGCCCGTACTCCAAGACTTATGAGTTTGGTGTGGTTAACTTTGTGGATTGGTACAGCGAGCGTCTGTTGAACAACCTGGGCGCGGCACCCGCGCCTTACCTCAAGGGTGTGGCGGCACACGAGTAA